GGTTCTTGCAATGTCATCGATAGGTCGTGACTATAACTTGGCCGTCGGAAAATCGCTTGCTCGGTGCCGGGAGAGCGCCGTTGTGATCGACGCGAAGAGTGGGTAGAAGTTCGACAATCACGCACGCCCTGGCGAGCGAATGCAGATAGTCAACCGCGTGGATTGACGCAAGGCAACTGGCCCGGGTTATTTACTTAGGTATCCGATGGTTTTTCGATGTGCAGGCGCATGCAAGGCCCATGTCACTCCTCATCCGTCGATCGGCCGAACAGCGAAAAAAGCTTCGACGGTTTATGCGGAACGTCTTCGCCGATGACACCGAACTCGACCGGCAAACGCATGTAGAAAACGTGCACGTTTTCGGCGCGCACCAGATCGAGAAGCTGCTCCGCTTCGGTTTCGGTCACGGCAAGAATGATCTGCACCGGCTGATCGTCGAGTTTGAGCATGCGGGCCGCGTGACGCGAACCGGCGTGGCCGATGCCTTCGGCGCAATTGATGACGGTCGCGCCGCTGATCCCGAGCCGCCGGACCTCGTGCAGCAGCCATTCGCACACGGTTTGATGGCCGTGCTTCCTGTTCTGCTCTGTATAGAACGTCAGTTGATAGCCGTTCATCGTATATCTCCGCCGCCCGACGCCGGGCCGCACCCCATCGCCTGATTCATTCTAGCCCATGACCCACGAGACAGATGCGCGAGCGTAGCATCCCGGCACCGGCGCGGCCCACGCTACTCACCGCCCTCTTCCGCGCTTGCGCCAAGCACTTCGTATTCGACAGGACAGCGCGTGTAGAAGAGCTGAACGCCGCCGTGCCGGAGAGTATCGAGCAGCGCGTCGATGCGTTCATCTTCCGCCGCCACCGTGACGACGACGGGCTGGTCGACCAGTTCAAAAAACCGCGCCGCATGGTACTTGCCATGCGCGTCGATGCTTTCGCTCACCTCGATCACCGTGGCGCCCTCGATGCCGGCTTCCTTCGTCTTCTCCAGAATCCAGTCGATGACGGTCATGTGACTCTTGCGGTGACTCTGATTGGCTGCAAACAACGTCAATTGACTGCCTTTCATGAGGAACTCCGATCGGTCCATGAAGAATGCGCGAGTGGTCTGCGCGCAGCATGCCGGGCCTGCCTGGCAAACTCATACTAACCCCCGGGCAAAACGCTCGCTCGAATGTTGCCCGATGCGAAAGGCAGGCACAAAAAAGCCCTCGCGCGGAGGGCTTTCATCCAGGCTACGGCTTGCAAAGTTTATTGCGGGAGACTGCGTTCGCCTTTGCGCAACCGCAAACTCACGCGAAGTTCTTCGACGCGAATTCCCAGTTGACGATATTCCAGTACGCTTCGACGAACTTCGGACGCGCATTGCGGTAATCGATGTAGTAAGCGTGCTCCCATACGTCGATCGTCAGCAGTGCCTTGGCGTCGGTGGTCAGCGGCGTGGCGGCGTTGCTGGTCGACACCAGGTCGAGCGAACCGTCGGGCTTCTTCACGAGCCATGCCCAACCCGAGCCGAACGTGCCGACTGCGGTCTTGGCGAATTCTTCCTTGAACTTGTCGAACGAACCCCACTTGGCGTTGATCGCGTCAGCGAGTGCGCCGCTCGGAGCACCGCCACCTTGCGGCGACAGGCTGTTCCAGAAGAACGTGTGGTTCCACACTTGAGCCGCGTTGTTGAACACACCGCCCGATGCCTTCTTGACGATTTCCTCCAGCGACAGATTTTCGAACTCCGTGCCCTTGATCAGATTGTTCAGGTTGGTCACATAGGTCTGGTGATGCTTGCCGTAGTGAAACTCGAGCGTCTCTTCCGACATGTGCGGAACGAGTGCGTTTTTCGCGAACGGCAGCGGTGGGAGCGTATGTTCCATGGTGCTTTCCTTCTCAGTATCTGTTGTGGGGGGAGTCTGCGGATAACGCTATAGAGCACTCGATTGTAGGCGACTTGGAATAACCCCGCAAACCAACGGACTTTATGTCCGGCATCGGCAAACATGCTGCACACATAGCGTAATTAATGCATTCGCACACCGTGTGCCAGGGCACTGCAAGCGTCAAAAGTACTGGCGCCCGCCCCGTGGGGGAAGTGTCAGAATCCGTCGGTCAGGCGCGGCTGCACATCCGCGAGCGCGATGTCCGCGGCGCCTTCCGCGAGATGCACCGTAAGGCGCCGCCCGGGTTTCAACGACGACGGCGCACGCACCGCGCGCCCGCTCTGCGCATCGAGCACCGCCGCATAACCACGCTCGAGCGTGCGCTGCGGGCTCAGCACTTCGAGACGCGCGGCAAGCGTGTCGATGCGCGCGGTCTGACGTTCATGCTGGCGTAACAAAGCCATGTCCAGACGCTGCGCGAGATTGCCGAGCTTCGCCTGATGCCCGGCGAGATCAGGGCGCCAACGTTGCCAGCGCATCTGTAGCAGCGAAAACCGCGCTCTTGCATCACGTACCGGGCGCGTGCCCGCCGACGCGAGCCGCACGCTCAGTTGCTGCAAATGAGTGCGTTGCCGCGCGAGACGCTCAGCCGGCGACACCAGCCTGCGCGCGAGCCAGTCGAGTTGCTGCGCGCGCCGCTCCATCATGCGGCCGAAACCGCGTGCGAGTGTCGCGTGGCGATGGTCGAGCTCGCGCAACAGCAGCACGCGCTGCGGACTCACCAGTTCGGCGGCGCCGGTGGGCGTCGGCGCGCGCACATCGGCGGCGAAATCGGCGATCGTGAAATCGGTTTCGTGACCCACGCCGCTCACCACCGGAATGGCGCTTTCGGCGATCGCGCGCGCCAGCACTTCTTCGTTGAACGCCCACAGGTCTTCGATCGAGCCGCCGCCACGGCAGACGATCAGCACGTCGACTTCGCGCCTTGCGTTGGCGGCATCGACCATCGCGGCGAGCTTCGCGCTCACGCCTGCGCCCTGCACCGGCGCCGGATAGACGATCACCGGAATGTGCGGCGCGCGGCGCGACAGCGTGGTCAGGACATCGCGCAAGGCGGCGGCCTGCAAGGACGTCACGATGCCGATTGCTCGCGGATGCGACGGCAACGGGCGCTTTCGTTCGGCGGCAAAGAGACCCTCGGCTTCGAGCTGCGCTTTCAGCCGCAGGAACGCTTCATAGAGACGCCCCTGCCCTGTGCGCCGCACCGCCTCGACATTCAGTTGCAGCTCGCCGCGCGGCTCGTACATTGTCACCAAGGCGCGCACTTCAATGCGATCGCCTTCGCGCGGCGTGAATTCGGCGTATTGCGCTCGCCCGCGGAACATCACGCAGCGCATCTGCGCCTGCGCGTCCTTGATCGAGAAATACCAGTGGCCGCTCGCGGCGCGCGTGAAGTTCGACACTTCGCCGGCAACCCAGACCAGCGGGAACGAGCGTTCGAGCATCGTGCCGATTGCGCGATTGAGCGCCGAGACGGGGACGACGACTTCGCCGCCGGGCGCGGCCGACGAGAAAAAAGGGCTTTCGGGATTCATGCGAGGAATATGTGTGGCTGGCCGGACAGACGATAGACCGAGCGGCCATCGGCGTCCAGCGCGGCACTCGAATTGTTAAAAGTGTCCACATGGCGGGACCGAGCGGACGAAACCCGCCGGATTGCCCGCGCGGCCGCATGAATCGAAAGCATGTCTTTGATTTATATGGAGTTTATATCTCACTAAAGAGAATGATTGCCGATACCGGGCGCGCGGACCGGCCTTCTCCGCCCGTCCGATGGCAGGTTCTCCACAAAGTTATCCACAGGCCGTGGGCAACGCCGCTACTGCCGTTCCGGCGCGCGACGCACGGTTCGCGACTTGCCGGGCGGGACGCACGCGCGCTAGAGTGGCGGGTTCGACGGCATGCCGGATGGTGCGTAGCACCCGGCATCGCGGCACCTGCGCACGCGCGTCCGGTGCGGCACCTGTTTCACCTTTTGCCTCATTTTCGACAGTCCGGAGAACCGCGTTGATGCTTGCCCCGCGTATTGCGCCTAGCTCCTTCATGCCGCCGTGCCGGCGCTTTCCGGCGAGCGGCGTGCCGCTCGTCCGAGCAATCTGCCCATGAGCGAAATCAGCAACCGTCTCGAAGCGCGCCTTGCGCGCGAATGGCAACAACGCGGCCCGCTTGCATGGGCGCTGACACCGTTCGCCTGCGTGTTCGGCGCGATCGCCGCCGCGCGGCGCGCCGCCTTTTCGTTCGGCTGGTTGAAGTCGGTGCGCGTCGGCGTGCCCGTGGTGGTGGTCGGCAATGTGACGGTCGGCGGCACGGGAAAAACGCCGACCGTGATCGCGCTGGTCGAAGCGTTACGTGTCGCGGGCTTCCACCCCGGCGTGGTGTCGCGTGGCTACGGCGCGCGCGTGACGACGCCGACGCCGATCACGCCCGCATCGGCGGCGAGTGCGGGCGGCGACGAGCCGCTGCTGATCGCCCGCCGCACCGGCGCGCCGGTCTGGGTCTGCCCGGATCGCGTGGCCGCCGCGCAGGCACTGTGCGCCGCGCACCGCGATGTCGACGTGATCGTGAGCGACGACGGCTTGCAGCACTACCGGCTCCAGCGCGATGCCGAACTGGTCGTGTTCGATCACCGGCTCGGCGGCAACGGTTTTCTGCTGCCCGCCGGACCGCTGCGCGAGCCGCTGTCGCGCCGCCGCGACGCCACGCTCATCAATGATCCTTACGCACGCACGCTGCCCGCGTGGCCGAACACCTTCGCGTTGCAACTCGCGCCCGGCGACGCGTGGCATCTGGACAATCCCGCGTTGCGCCGTCCGCTCGCGCAGTTCAGTGGCGATCGCGTGCTGGCCGCGGCCGGCATCGGCGCGCCGGAACGCTTTTTCGCCACGCTGCGCGCCGCCGGCCTGACGCCGGCCACCCGCGCCCTGCCGGATCACTACGCGTTCGAGCGCAATCCGTTTACCGACGTGGACGCCGACACCATCCTGATAACAGAAAAGGATGCGGTAAAATTAGGGTCCTGGCACGACGCGCGCATCTGGATAGTCCCGGTTGAAGCCGCGCTCGATCATCGCCTCATTGCATTAGTTGTGGAGAAAGTCCGTGGACGCTCGCCTGCTTGAAATTCTCGTCTGCCCGATCTGCAAGGGCCCGCTCAGCTACGACCGCGCCGCGCAGGAACTGATCTGCAATGCGGACAAACTCGCCTATCCGATCCGCGACGGCATTCCCGTCATGCTCGTCGACGAGGCGCGGCAGACCGTGGAAGGCACGCCGGTCGATCTGAATCCGGGCTCCGTAGCTTAGGTTCGGCTCGCTCGCGCAGGGCGGCCGCCATGCGTGGTGTCCCGCATGTTGCGATCCGCCTGCGCCGTCTTTCCGGTCCGCCCCGCTGTCACGGCTACCGTGTATGCGCTGCCGCCTTCCTCCGGTTTCATCGCCGCCCGCTTTTCCGCCCGTCTTTGCGCCTGTCTTGCCGATGACCCACGCCAACACCACCACTCCTCCGTTCATCGCCGTCGTGCCGGCTCGCCTCGCGTCGACGCGTCTGCCCAACAAGC
This genomic stretch from Paraburkholderia dioscoreae harbors:
- a CDS encoding DUF190 domain-containing protein, whose protein sequence is MNGYQLTFYTEQNRKHGHQTVCEWLLHEVRRLGISGATVINCAEGIGHAGSRHAARMLKLDDQPVQIILAVTETEAEQLLDLVRAENVHVFYMRLPVEFGVIGEDVPHKPSKLFSLFGRSTDEE
- a CDS encoding DUF190 domain-containing protein, producing the protein MKGSQLTLFAANQSHRKSHMTVIDWILEKTKEAGIEGATVIEVSESIDAHGKYHAARFFELVDQPVVVTVAAEDERIDALLDTLRHGGVQLFYTRCPVEYEVLGASAEEGGE
- the sodB gene encoding superoxide dismutase [Fe] produces the protein MEHTLPPLPFAKNALVPHMSEETLEFHYGKHHQTYVTNLNNLIKGTEFENLSLEEIVKKASGGVFNNAAQVWNHTFFWNSLSPQGGGAPSGALADAINAKWGSFDKFKEEFAKTAVGTFGSGWAWLVKKPDGSLDLVSTSNAATPLTTDAKALLTIDVWEHAYYIDYRNARPKFVEAYWNIVNWEFASKNFA
- the xseA gene encoding exodeoxyribonuclease VII large subunit is translated as MNPESPFFSSAAPGGEVVVPVSALNRAIGTMLERSFPLVWVAGEVSNFTRAASGHWYFSIKDAQAQMRCVMFRGRAQYAEFTPREGDRIEVRALVTMYEPRGELQLNVEAVRRTGQGRLYEAFLRLKAQLEAEGLFAAERKRPLPSHPRAIGIVTSLQAAALRDVLTTLSRRAPHIPVIVYPAPVQGAGVSAKLAAMVDAANARREVDVLIVCRGGGSIEDLWAFNEEVLARAIAESAIPVVSGVGHETDFTIADFAADVRAPTPTGAAELVSPQRVLLLRELDHRHATLARGFGRMMERRAQQLDWLARRLVSPAERLARQRTHLQQLSVRLASAGTRPVRDARARFSLLQMRWQRWRPDLAGHQAKLGNLAQRLDMALLRQHERQTARIDTLAARLEVLSPQRTLERGYAAVLDAQSGRAVRAPSSLKPGRRLTVHLAEGAADIALADVQPRLTDGF
- the lpxK gene encoding tetraacyldisaccharide 4'-kinase, which gives rise to MSEISNRLEARLAREWQQRGPLAWALTPFACVFGAIAAARRAAFSFGWLKSVRVGVPVVVVGNVTVGGTGKTPTVIALVEALRVAGFHPGVVSRGYGARVTTPTPITPASAASAGGDEPLLIARRTGAPVWVCPDRVAAAQALCAAHRDVDVIVSDDGLQHYRLQRDAELVVFDHRLGGNGFLLPAGPLREPLSRRRDATLINDPYARTLPAWPNTFALQLAPGDAWHLDNPALRRPLAQFSGDRVLAAAGIGAPERFFATLRAAGLTPATRALPDHYAFERNPFTDVDADTILITEKDAVKLGSWHDARIWIVPVEAALDHRLIALVVEKVRGRSPA
- a CDS encoding Trm112 family protein — translated: MDARLLEILVCPICKGPLSYDRAAQELICNADKLAYPIRDGIPVMLVDEARQTVEGTPVDLNPGSVA